ATCAGCTGGAAAGCAGATGTTTTATGTTAAAGGTGTGCATAAGAAAAATAATCCCCTAACTTCTGTTTTACAAAATTTTACTGAGGCAACTTTTATTATGAACTTAAAGTCAGATGGACTTTCTTTTTTAAATGGTGCCAAAGAGATTAAGCCTTTGACTGTAATTCAACAGGATATTTTTTTGGCTGGTTATAGTACCTACTTGTTGAACTTAGCGGATGCAGCTATTGAGGATAGGGTATATGATCCACATCTTTATCAATTTTTATCGCTGTGTTTAAATTTAATCAATGAGGGTTATGATGCAGAAATAATTACGAATATTTTTGAAGTTCAAATCTTACAGCGTTTTGGTGTGGCACCGATTTTTGATCACTGTGTAATTTGTGGTCAAACGACTGGACGTTTTGATTATTCTTCAAAATATGGAGGCGTATTATGCACAGAGCATTTTAGTAACGATGATCATCGTTATCATGCCGATCCTGCTGCAATGCATTTTATCCGTTTATTTCATGGGATAGATTTAAGTAAAGTTAAGACGATTAATATTAATTCGCAAGTAAAAAAAGAAATTCGCCGTGTAATCGATCAACTGTATGAGGAATATGTGGGGATTCATCTGAAGAGTAAAAGGTTTATCGATGATATGCATAATTGGCAAAACCTAATGAAACCTGAAGCTTGAACCGACATTTGTAAATTTCAGAAATATCCAAATATTAGCGTGCTTGTTATTACTTGGTATCTACTAATTTAGTTTTTTAGTAATCTGGTAACCTGCTCGATAGTATTTGGTTTTTTGTATTGCTTGGTTTTACGAACAATAATTGTTTTTGTTGAAAAAATTAATCGTATTTCAAAGACATTTTAGCGTAAATCAAGTAGTATGAAGATACTAAATTTTAATTTTACACAACAGCTGAATAAAGGAGCGAAAGAGTTGACGTTATCAGATATTGAAATTGCACAACAAGTAGAAATGAAAAATATTGTGGAAATTGCGGAAAAGTTAGGGATTTCTGCAACAGATTTAGAATTATATGGAAATTATAAAGCCAAAATAAAACCAATTGATAAAAAAAGTCTAAAAGGAAAATTGATTTTGGTAACAGCAATTAGTCCAACGCCCGCTGGTGAGGGAAAAACTACGACTGCTGTGGGTTTAGCAGATGCTTTAGGTCATATAGGCAAAAAGGCCGCAATTGCATTAAGAGAACCTTCCTTAGGTCCTGTCTTTGGGATTAAAGGTGGAGCTGCTGGTGGAGGCTATGCTCAAGTTGTCCCAATGGAAGATATTAATTTGCACTTTACGGGTGATTTTCATGCCATTGGAGCTGCGAATAATTTATTAGCTGCCATGTTAGATAATCATATTCATCAAGGAAATGCACTTGGAATTGATAGCCGCCAGATTACTTGGAAACGGGCGGTAGATATGAATGATCGTCAGTTGCGTCATATTGTAGACGGATTGCAAGGACGTTTAAATGGGGTTCCTAGAGAAGATGGTTTTGAAATTACTGTTGCATCTGAAATTATGGCCATTTTATGTTTGGCAGCGGATTTAACCGATTTAAAAAAACGCTTGGAAAAAATTATTGTCGCTTATAATTTTGCAGGTAAACCAGTTACTTGTGGCGACTTAAAAGCAGCAGGTGCGATGACTGCTTTATTAAAAGATGCAATGAAACCTAATCTTGTTCAAACATTAGAACAGACACCTGCTTTTATTCATGGCGGTCCTTTTGCCAATATTGCTCATGGCTGTAATAGCGTGCAAGCAACAAAAATGGCGTTGCAATATGCAGATTATGCAGTGACAGAAGCTGGTTTTGGTGCAGATTTGGGTGCCGAAAAATTTATGGATATTAAATGTCGATTAGCAAAACTAAAACCTAATGCTGCTGTATTAGTCGCAACTATTCGTGCATTGAAAATGCATGGTGGTGTACCTAAAAAAGATTTAGCAACAGAAAATGTGCCAGCTGTTGTAGCAGGTCTACCAAACTTGGAACGGCATTTACACAATTTAAAAGATAATTTTGGTTTACCTGTTGTTGTTTGTATCAATCAATTTCCTGATGATACAGCAGCGGAATTAGCGGCTGTAAAAAAAGCTTGTGAAGAACGTGGCGTTGATGTGGTTCTTTCCAATGTTTGGAGCACAGGTGGTGCTGGAGGCATTGAATTAGCCAAGAAAGTAGTAGAATTGACAGAAACCCAAAGTGATGTGCGATTTGCTTATGATACTAATCTTTCTTTAGTGGAAAAAATAGAAATGATTGCTAAAAGAATCTACGGTGCAAAAGGTGTAGAATTTATGCCACAAGCAAAACGCGAACTAGCCAAATTAACAGAACTCGGATTTTCAGATTATCCAATTTGTATGGCAAAAACACAGTATTCCTTTAGCGACAATCCTAATTTATTAGGAGCACCAAGTGATTTTATCATTACTATTCGTTCCGTTAAAGTTTCTGCGGGTGCGGGCTTTATTGTTGCGTTAACAGGAAATATTATGACTATGCCGGGGTTGCCAAAGCATCCTGCTGCTGAAAAAATCGACGTTGATGAATTTGGGAATATTACCGGCTTATTTTAATTTTTTTGATTGACAAACCTGATGTTAAACCGCTATGATAAAAAAAGATTGATACGTTGAACAAGACGATAAATGAGTAGCTGAACAGCGATTGTGGGAAAGTGTAAGCCACAAACAGATACTTATTTGGGGGCAACTTGGGAGTATCCAGTTGAATATTTTAAAGCTGCCGAGTAATCGGAAGCAGGGTGGAACCGCGAAGAATTCGTCCCTGCATAGATGTAAATCTATGCAGGGCTTTTTATTTTTCATGAGGGTGAAACTTGAAAAAAGTTAAAAATTGATGCTTATGATTTTGTAAATGAGTAATCTGAAAATTTAGTCTTAAGGAGGGAAAATGATGCCATTTGATATGGAAATTAATGCTAATGAATTTAAAGAAAAAAAATTGAAAGTTTTAGCTAGTGTACCATTAAAAGTCATTGTGAAAGATGAAACTGGGAAGCTTGTCAAAGAATTTGATACCCAGCCAAGCCAAATGCTATATGACCTAGCGTTTTTAACTGCAGAAATGGTAGTGGAAGTACATTTAATTCCCGGTAATCCAGTTGAATTTTATCCTGTAGTAAATGCAATTTAAGTAATTAAATGGATTTAAAAATAGTAGGAGGAAACAAAATGAGTAATAAAATGACTGTGCAAAATATTATTTTGACACTGCAACAATTTTGGTCTGGTAATGGTTGTATGCTAATGCAAGCTTATGATACCGAAAAAGGAGCGGGGACTATGAGCCCATATACTTTTTTGCGAGCGATTGGGCCAGAACCTTGGAATGCAGCGTATGTAGAACCTTCGCGACGCCCTGCTGATGGACGTTATGGAGAAAACCCGAATCGTTTATACCAACACCATCAATTTCAAGTTGTAATGAAACCATCTCCAGAAAATATTCAAGAGCTTTATTTAGAAAGTTTAAAATTATTAGGGATTGATCCTTTAGAACATGATATTCGGTTTGTCGAAGACAATTGGGAAAATCCTTCTATGGGTTGTGCGGGACTTGGTTGGGAAGTTTGGCTAGATGGAATGGAAATTACCCAATTTACGTATTTCCAACAAGTAGGTGGTTTACCATGTAAACCCGTTACTTCAGAAATCACTTATGGTTTAGAACGCTTAGCTTCTTATATACAAGAGGTTGAAAGTGTTTATGACTTAGAGTGGGCAGACGGTGTCAAATACGGTGAAATTTTCCGCCAACCTGAATATGAACATTCTAAATATTCATTTGAAGTAAGTGATCAAGCGTTATTATTGGGTAATTTTGATCGTTTTGAAACTGAAGCAAAACGTTGCATTGACCAAGATTTGGTCCATCCAGCTTACGATTATATTTTAAAATGTAGTCATACCTTTAACCTTTTAGATGCCAGAGGGGCGGTCTCTGTAACAGAACGAGCTGGTTATTTGGCTCGTATTCGTAATATGGCTAGAGCCGTTGCCAAAATTTTCGTAGCTGAACGCGCAAAATTGGGGTATCCATTACTCGCTCCAGAAGAAGCAGAAAAATTGTTAAAGGAGGAAAACTAAGATGGCAAAAGATTTATTACTGGAGATTGGTTTAGAAGAAATGCCCGCTCATGTGGTGACACCAAGTATGAAACAACTAGAACAAAAAGTTAGTGAATTTTTGGCCAATGAAAAATTAGCTTTTTCTTCTATTAAGTCTTTTAGTACACCACGGCGCCTAGCTGTTCTTGTTCGTGAAGTGGCAGAAAAACAAGCCGATACAGAAGAGGAAGTAAAAGGACCAGCGAAAAAAATTGCTTTGGATAGTGAAGGAAACTGGTCAAAAGCCGCCGAAGGCTTTGTACGAGGACAAGGCGTGACAACTGACGCAATTACATTTAGAGAATTAAAGGGTGTGGAATATGTTTATGTAACAAAATATTCCAAAGGAAAACCTGCAATTGAAGTGTTAACAGGTCTAAAAGATGTAATCACCAGCTTAAACTTTCCTGTAACCATGCATTGGAATAAATATGATTTTGAATATATTCGTCCCATTCACTGGATTGTGGCGTTACTAGGCGAAGAGGTTGTACCATTTTCAATTTTAGATGTTAAAACTGGAAATACAACAAGAGGCCATCGTTTCTTGGGAGATGATACAACTATTGATAATGCAGATGCATATGAAGAAAAATTAGCTGAACAATTCGTAATTGCAGATCCTTTAAAACGAAAAGCCTTGATTGTAAAACAAATTAATGAAATTGCAACAAAAAATGATTGGCAAGTAGCTTTAGATGAAGACTTATTAGAAGAAGTAAATAATTTAGTAGAATACCCAACCGCTTTTGTGGGGAATTTTGCTGATCGTTTTTTATCTGTGCCAGAAGAAGTTTTGGTAACCTCAATGAAAGAACATCAACGTTATTTTGATATTCGTAATCAAGCTGGCTTGCTGTTACCACATTTCATTTCTGCCCGCAACGGAAATGCCGTTAAATTGGATAATGTAGTTAAAGGAAATGAAAAAGTCTTGACTGCTCGTTTGGAAGATGCAGAATTTTTCTACAAAGAAGATCAAAAATTAACGATTGATGCATGTGTGGAAAAATTAAAAAATGTAACATTTCACGAAAAAATCGGCAGTATTTACGAAAAACTGCAACGAGTAGTAGAAATTGCTAAGATTGTTGGGACAACAGTTGGTTTGTCTGGTGATCAATTGGTAGATTTGACTCGCGCAGCAGAAATTTATAAATTCGACTTAGTAACCAATATGGTCGGGGAATTTCCGGAATTACAAGGTGTAATGGGGGAAAAATATGCTTTATTACAAGGGGAAAAACCTGTCGTAGCAAAAGCGATTCGTGAACATTATATGCCAATTTCAAGTGAAGGGAAATTACCCGAATCTGAAATTGGGGCGGTTTTAGCTATTGCAGATAAATTGGATAGTTTGTTATCTTTCTTTGCAGTGGGGATGATTCCAAGTGGCTCAAACGACCCATATGCTTTACGGCGCCAAACATATGGTATTGTACGCATTATTGAAAATAATCAGTGGGCCTTCCCGTTAGTAGAATTGCAAGAAAAAATTAGCCAAGCAATCAATTTGGATGAAAAGCGCTATGGTATAAAATTGGCAGGTAGCCAAGTAGAAGTTATCGATTTTGTAAAAGCACGATTGAAACAATTTTTATTGACAAAAAACTTACGTCACGATGTGATTGATGCTGTTATTAACGCGGAACAAAATAACTTAACAGCATTGTTTTCTTCTGCTAAAATTTTACGGCAACATTTAAATGATCCAGAGTTTAAACCTTCAATGGAGGCTTTAACACGGGTGATTAACTTGGCTAAAAAAGCTGAAATAGAAGAGTCAAATGTTAAACCGGATCTCTTTGAAAATGAGGCGGAAAAAGTGTTATTCGAGGCAGTAACAGATTTAGAGAACCGTTTTGTTCGTCAGACGATGGCTCAAAACTATGATGATTTGACCGCTTTGCGACCTTTAATTGAAAACTATTTTGATCAAACAATGGTTATGGTAGATAATGAAAAAGTTCGACGTAATCGTTTAACGCAACTAAATAAAATTGCTAAAATGGCATTGGCAGTTGCAAGCTTAGATGCGTTAATTACAAAAAATTAATCAAAATTTTTTGTAATAAAAAGAGCAGGAGCTGAATATAAGCAAAAAGGTGACTTGATTTCCAGTATTTAGGAAATCAAGTCACCTTTTTTATTTTTTTTTGAAATCAAACAATTTATAGGAAGATAAAAAAAGTTACTTACGTTTTTGTTTGCCAACATTGCGGCCTTGTTTGCCGGCGTTCCGATTTTTATTTTTCTTTGTGTAAGTTTCCACGTTAGTCTTTGGTTCTGTTGGCGTAACATCTTTTCTTGGTGGTGTTACGACAGTTTTCGGTGGATTTTTTTTCATTTCAGCTTGAACTTGCGCTTTAATTCTTGGCTTCATAATCACATTTGTGATAAAGGTTTGTAGACAGCTGATTAGACCGCCGACTACCCAATACAGAGTTACACCAGCTGGTGCGCTCATGGACATGAAAACAATCATCAAAGGAGAAACAATCAGCATCGAACGCATTGTTTTCTTTTGTTCTTCTGGGACACCGATTTGGGAGATGAAACCTTGAATCAAATAAAATAAACCAGCGATAACAACAAGAACAATACTAGGATCGCCCAAGTTAATGCCCATAAAAGTTGCGCTTTTTATACCAGGAGTAAATCGGGCTGTATAATACAAAGCAGAGAAAATCGGCATTTGTATTAGTAATGGTAAGCAACCCATTCCACCAAACATGCTGACGTTATTCTCTTTATAAACAGCTTGCATTTCTTTTTGAGCTTGCATTTGTTCTTCTGGTGATGTTGCTGCTTTTAATTTAGCTTGTGCTTGATCGATTTGTGGCTTTAGAAATTGCATTTTTTCAGATTGCACCATCGTTTGTTTTGATTGGTGAATCCCTAAAGGCAATAAGATAATTCTAACAATAATCGTTACCATAATAATGGCTAAACCGTATCCCCAGTTGAAATCTTTTGCTAAATATTGCAAAAATCCGCCTAGTGGTTCTACTAAAATACGATAAATCATACCATCTTTATCTGGGTTACCATTTTTATCAACAGAAACACAGCCGGAAAGGGTAATCATAATTCCAATCAGACCTGATGCCAATAGCCAATTTTTAAATTTTGTCATTTGCTTCGTCCTTTACTTTGTAAATTTACACAAAAGTAATCATACTAGAAAAAAAGGCAACTGTAAACGTGCTTCACAAAATATTCAAGAATACCATTATGATTTAGAAAAAGACTGATTTGACTTTGTTATCAAAAAAAGCGGTTAAGCCGCTAATAACCAAAAGTCACTTCAAATGTGTCCCGCTCTTTAATCATTGGATCATCCGTGACGTCTAAATATGTTACATGACCTGCTGGTGACGGCGAGGCTTTCACACCTTGGATAAATTTTTCCATTGCCTCTTCTGTACCATTGGCTTCAATTCCAACTGATCCATCGGCTTCATTCCAAACGGCACCATGTATTTCTAATTGATCTGCTAACATTTTAGTCGTATAACGAAAGCCAACCCCTTGTACTCGGCCTTGTACATTCATTCTTACTTTTCGCATCACAATCACCTCTTTTTTATCTTAATTTAATGATAGCTTTTTTATGGACATCTCACAAGCTTTCTGCTGAAAATGATATAATAAGGTGAGGTGAAACCATGAAAGAAATTCAATCGAATAAAAATCCGCTAATTAAAACGTTAAAAAAACTCCATCAAAAAAAATACCGTGATCAGCAAAATCAATACTTGTTAGAAGGTTTCCATTTAGTTGAAGAAGCCCATAAAAGTGGCGCTGAAATTCAAATTATTTTGGTAAGTGAAAGAGGTCAAAAAGAATGGGGAAATTTTTTGACAGATTACGAGTCAATCTGCTATTTGGTGAGTGAATCAATTTTGAAAGAACTTTCAGATCAACCTACTCCTCAAGGGATTATTGCAGTTGTTGCCAAAGACAAAAGACAGCAGCAATTAAAAAAAGGTGCTTGGATTTTATTAGACCGAGTGCAAGATCCAGGGAATGTAGGGACTATTATTCGTACCGCAGATGCAGCAGGATATGATGGCGTAATTTTGGGCGATGGAAGTGCAGATATATACAGCACTAAAGTTTTACGTAGCATGCAAGGAAGTAATTTCCACCTCCCAGTTATCACAATGAATTTGGTTGTAGCAATTCATGAATTAAAAAAAATGGCTGTGCCTATTTATGGAACTGAACTAAATAAAGCTGCAAAACAATTTGATAAAGTTCCCAAAACAAATGCAGCAATTTTAGTTGGGAATGAAGGACAAGGAGTGTCAAAAGAATTATTAGCGCTAACGGATCAAAATCTTTATATACCTATTTTCGGACAAGCGGAGTCACTAAACGTCGGAGTTGCAGCTGGTATTTTATTATATTACTTTAAGGTATAGTGAGTAAAAAAATTTAAAGAACTGTTAAGCTCGCATTTACTTTCTTTAAATGTTTAAAAAAGGTGCTATACTTACAATTGTACGAAAAAGATAAGCTAAAGGTGGCTATTTAATCAATGACTGAAAACTGGCGTAAAGATTCCGAATACATGTCTTATGTAGCAGATTTACTGGCAACACCTGAAGTACAAAAGTTGAGCCAATACAAACAACACGTTAATTCGACACGTTTAGAACATTCAATAAGTGTTTCTTATTACAGTTATAAATTAGCAAAAAAATGGGGCGGCAATGCCAAAGCAACAGCTCGAGCAGGTCTTTTACATGATTTGTTTTACTATGATTGGCGTACGACAAAGTTTGATGAAGGCTCACATGCCTATATGCATCCTAGAATTGCCGTCAAAAATGCAGAAAAAATCACAAAATTATCACCATTAGAAAAAGATATTATTTTAAAACATATGTGGGGAGCAACAATTGCACCACCTAAGTACAAAGAAAGTTATATCGTAACCATGGTAGATAAATATTGTGCAATTAAAGAAGCGTCTGAACCGATGACAAAATCTATGCGAAGTCGTTTTAATCATTTGTTTGGACATAAACCTTCAATTTAAAAAAAGAACGTTCAGTTTCTGAACGTTCTTTTTTTGTATCAGATCTATTTTTGCGGTTTCGTTAGACAATAAAAAACGACATAACTGATAAGAAAACAAACAAAGCTAAAATTAGTATAGAAACCAACAAATGTCTTTTTTTGTGTAAGGCGACAATTGCGATGTATTCTCGTAAAAAGGCGTTTGGTAAGTAATAAAGTGCTGTTTTTGCTCCTATTCCATCAGCTCTTAAACCAGCTTTTCGAGCATAAATTCCTGCTCGAAAAATATGGTAATTGTTTGATGTGAAAATAACCTTATAAGGCATTGGCTGAAGTTGGTCCATGATTCTTTTTGAAAATCGCATGTTTTCTAACGTAGTGGTAGATTGATCTTCAATTAGTAAATCAGCTGCAGCTACTCCTTTTGCTTTAGCATATTCTGCCATAGCGGCACCTTCTGGTAATTTTTCATCATGACCTTGACCGCCAGACATTAAAATTTTTGCATGTTTACCAGCAACTTTTATCTGATGGTGATAAAAGTTAATTGCTACATCAATGCGTTTTGCTAAAAGAGGAGAAACAGTGTCACCATTTAAAAGCCCTGCACCTAAAACAATAATATAATCTTGGTTAGGTTTTGGATGGTTAAATTGATACAAAATTGAAACGCTTAAAAAGTTAAAGAAGACTAGTGCAAAATAACCCATGATAACAGGAAGTGCAGCTAAAAGTATGGTTAACCAATCTGGTAAACGTTGTGCAATAAAATGATCGTAAACTAAAAAGAAGGTTAAAAAAATCGCCAAAAGTAAAGTTAACATATTAGCCAGCGATCGTGATTCTTTTTTTAAGACAATTAAAGCATTCCAATAAAGAAAAATAATTAAAGAAACAAAACCAAAGACCAAGACGGAAGCTAAAAATAACGCGGCAAGTCCCAATAAGCCAAAAGCGACAATACTGGAAGTCATACTGACGTTATAAATGAGGTAAAAGCCAAAAACAAAAATTAAAATATTAAACAGTACACCATTTAACAAGCGGGCTTTATTTTTAAAATAGCTCCATAAAAAAATTGCTAAGTAGGCAAGTGGAAAAATAAAAAAGTAGCCTCCGTTTAATAATTCAATTCCAGCAAAATAGAAAATTAAACAGATACAAGTCCAAACAAGGCAAAAAAAGACAATATCGGGGTCTGGTTTTTTCTTGCGCCAAACAATTGTTGCAAATATCCCTCCAACTAAAAAAATAGCTAACAAAATTTCTGGTAGAAAATTCATATGTTCAACTCCTTAATCATTTTTAGTATAGCGGATTGTCACAGTTTTGGCTTGTCAAAACGCTATGATTTTTTAAAAAAGTTTTTTTCTAGTACAATAAAGACAAAAGAGTGGAAAGAAGGGATGAAATGGAATTAGGTGAGGTAAAACGAATAAGTTTACCTGCTTTCACTGTTATTGGCAAAGAAGGTAGCGGTTTGGCTGCAGAAGGTTCTTCCTGGGTACCATTGCTATGGGATAGTGTAAATGAACATTTTGAAGAGATTGCGGCAACTATCCAATTGGAACCTGAAGAAATTCATTTGTGGGGACTGATGAGTGATCAAAGTGAATGGCTTTTGCCTTGGGCTGAAATAGGTCGTTATTTGGCAGGTATTGCTGTGCCTCAAGATACAAAGGCGCCTCTTAATTGGCAAAAATGGGAAATGCCCGCTTTGGATTTTATGGTAGTAAAAACAAATGAGGACAATTTAGCTAATATGACAGAAAAAATGTTGGAAGAAATTTTACCTCAAAATCATGTAACGTTGACAGCGGCAATTCAAGAACATTATCTTCCTGAATTTGGACCAGGAGAAGTAGAATTGTATTTCCCAATTTCAGCATTATCCTAGTAAGGATTAGACTCCTTATAATTTATTTGATTTTTCAATGCTAATTTAAAATTAAAAAAAGCAGTGTCAAAAGAGAAACTTTTGTCCTGCTTTTTTTGTATTATGAGAAAACAGATTGAAAGAAATTTTCAATTTTGCGGCCAAAAAGAACAAAGATATTAGCTTTTTCGACAGCTTTGTCAATAACAATAGCTGATTGAGGGACTACTTCTTTTTCAAGGTAGCCTAAATCATCGCCTTTTAAACTGATAGTGGCTTGACCAAGTACCTCACCTTTTGCTATAGGAGCTTCTACTGTATTCCCACTAACTTTTTTAGTATCAAATTTTGGTGTAATCGTCAATTCATTTTCATTTAAGTCATCTCTGACCCATAAGGTGACGCCATCTTTTAGTGAAATAGATGTTTTTAATTGTTTACCATCAATTACTGCAATAGTTTTTTGTTTTGGTAATGGGCTGCCGGCTTTTAAAACTTCTTTTTGCTGCCAATGGTTATAACAATAGTCCATCAATTTTCCTGTTTCAACAAAGCGGGCACTGGGATTATTCTTGTGGTCAGTAGCGTTTAAAACAACGGTAATGATTCGTTGACCGTCTTTTTCCATTGTGCCTACAAAACATGCACCAGCCAATTCAGTTGTACCAGTTTTAAGTCCATCTACTCCTTCTTTAGCGTTAATGAAACCAGGTAACATCCAGTTCCAATTGACCATCTCTACAGGAGATTGAGTATTAGCACCAAACATTTGCGTTGTCGTACTAGACACTTTTAAAATATCGGGATAATCCTTAATTAAATGACTGGCAATTATAGCAACATCCCGTGCTGACAGAAGATTTTCGGCATTTATAGGAGAAGCTGGATAGCGATTTTCGCCTAAATACTGATTGTTAAGACCAGAAGCATTATAAATTACACCATCTTCAATTCCCCATTTCTTTAACTGCTCGCGCATTAAATCAACGAATTTAGCTTCTGAACCAGAAATTTTTTCTGCTAAAGCCACTACTGATGCATTGGCAGATTGAATAATAGCAGAGTCAAATAATTCTTTTACAGTGTATTGATTTTCTTTGTGTAAAGGGACATTGGAAAGATCAGGTGTCACACTTAAGTTAGCAGCATAATTAGAAATCGCAACTTTATCTTCCCAGTTTAGCTTTCCTGTTTTTATGGCATCTTCAACCAAATAAAGACTAATAATCTTCGTAATGGAGGCAATCCCCATGGGTGTGTCAGCATTTTGATTATACAGTACTTTTCCTG
The genomic region above belongs to Enterococcus saigonensis and contains:
- a CDS encoding serine hydrolase, with the translated sequence MKKIQQILLTLLLFCFTLGFTTNALAAEDTNNFSVAAKGAIAVDFKTGKVLYNQNADTPMGIASITKIISLYLVEDAIKTGKLNWEDKVAISNYAANLSVTPDLSNVPLHKENQYTVKELFDSAIIQSANASVVALAEKISGSEAKFVDLMREQLKKWGIEDGVIYNASGLNNQYLGENRYPASPINAENLLSARDVAIIASHLIKDYPDILKVSSTTTQMFGANTQSPVEMVNWNWMLPGFINAKEGVDGLKTGTTELAGACFVGTMEKDGQRIITVVLNATDHKNNPSARFVETGKLMDYCYNHWQQKEVLKAGSPLPKQKTIAVIDGKQLKTSISLKDGVTLWVRDDLNENELTITPKFDTKKVSGNTVEAPIAKGEVLGQATISLKGDDLGYLEKEVVPQSAIVIDKAVEKANIFVLFGRKIENFFQSVFS
- a CDS encoding GyrI-like domain-containing protein, with protein sequence MELGEVKRISLPAFTVIGKEGSGLAAEGSSWVPLLWDSVNEHFEEIAATIQLEPEEIHLWGLMSDQSEWLLPWAEIGRYLAGIAVPQDTKAPLNWQKWEMPALDFMVVKTNEDNLANMTEKMLEEILPQNHVTLTAAIQEHYLPEFGPGEVELYFPISALS